Genomic window (Paenibacillus sp. 37):
AGTAGCTAAAACAGACTGCTCTCCTGCCCTGATGATCGTTCCTGCTTCGAGCAGTTGCTGTCCCTCTTGGACTTCCAGTCCGATTGGGGTGATGTTAGCACCCGACAATATGTGCCGTTTCAATGTAATCCACTGTTCTCCGTCCTCTACCTTGCTCTCGGTCATCTCCATCATAACTACCGCATCCGCACCTTCCGGAACCTGTGCACCGGTCATGATGCGAGCCGTCGTACCTGAAACAATGGTGTGATCCGAGGTGTAGCCGCAAGGAATTTCATCAATTACTCGAAACCAAACTTGATGATCACTCGATGCATCTATCGTATCTGTACTTATAATCGCGAATCCATCCATACCCGATCTCCGAAAGAATGGATACGGATGGGGTGCCTGAATCGCCTCTGCAAGTGTGCGGCCATGAGCAGATTCAAGATGAACTTTCTCTATGGAGCCTACAGTAACTCTTGCAGCTATTTTGGCTTGGGCATCCGGTACCTGTACAGCTGTTCGATTGAATTTGGCAGTTGTCATATCATGTGAATGTGAGTTCATTTTCAAAAGTATTCTTACCTCCTAAAGACTATCATCCTTTAAGAAAGTGTAGCCCGAATACTGTAAGATAACAAGTACATCACTATTGAATCCTGTGACAAAATCTTATTTCTTACAGTTGTAACATTCCTTGACCTTTGTTCAACATGAAAGGCATCTTGTCTGCCCATAATATAATTGTCAAAGGGAGGCGATGATCATGATTAATCGATGTGAATTATGTGGAAGAGAACCTGTGAATACAACCGTTCATCATCTGACACCCAAAGAAATGGGCGGAACATTGCTGCCAACAGCCAACCTGTGCATCCCCTGTCACAAACAGATTCATTCGCTATACACCAATCGCGACATTGTAACCCTTGGTCTCACGGATCTGCAATCCTTGAGACAGGATGAACGAATGATTCCATTTATCCGCTGGATTCGCAAACAGCCAGCTACAACGATTCCCCGTGTACGTAAATCCAAGCATGTTCGCAAATCGTAAATCAAAAAGAACAGCTCCAAGGTCATGTGCCGGCGAGGTGAATCCGCCTTCCCTTGTCACTGTTCTTAAATGAATTATGCGATTGGCAGCCATTCTTATGATTAGATGTTTATTATCTTCGCCTCTTAATTCGGCCGCCGCCCACTCTGGTTTTCGGTTTTTTGTAGGATTTCTTAGGTGAATCAAACAACCCACCACTGCTCTTATTGCGATCAATGGTTCCCTTGCTCTGATCCTTGTTGCGGTTGAATAATCCTCCGCCAGATCCCACGCTTGAATCTTTATCGCTTCCGCGCCTTGTAATCGTACCTTTCCGATCGACAGTAATAGGTGGAGCAAGCTTCTTGTCATTACTTGTTGGCGTACGGTAAGATCCTGCACTCGGTTTATACGTATCTTTATTGGTATACCCCCGATAGTTGCCGTAACCTCGCCCGCCAAAAGAATCAAAAAGATTACCAATTAATGTAGCGGTGAGGTAGCCTTGTAGAAAAGATGAATCGTAGTTCTGCCGAACATATTCTTTGGAGTCCACCTCAACCAAGGTATCCTCCGGCTTGTTCGGGTCTTGTTGCAGGTGATAATACTCGTCCTGATACACGAGGAACATACGCTCTGTGTTCTCTGCCGAGATCTGATCCGGTTGCCTTTGGTCAGACAATTCCTGAGCCACTTCTGGAACGGTGCGGTCCGAAGCCCGGTACACATAAGACGTTGAGTTACCACTGCCGTTAACCGATTCAAGCGGATATGTGTCCTGAACAGAAGGTGCTCCGCACGCGGACAACAGAGACATCACAAGGCTGAGGACCAGCATTAATTTTAATCCATGTGCCAAGCGTTTTTTCATTGGGAACCTCTCCTAGCTCGAACGAATCACTTTGATATCCGCAGGAAGAATGGACTCACCCTCATACAGTGTAAATCTTCTGTCTTGCCACTCCACCCGAAGAAGCATATTATCATCCGACTGATACTGCCATACCAATTGTTCTCCAGCCTGGCCATATGGAGTTCTACCTGCCGTTGATACCATGCCTCCATACTCTTCCTCCAGATGATATGCGCGTCCATCCAGGTCCAGCAATGTGGGCACCTCATCAGGTGCATCAAGCCTGCCATCAATGGGTGTATATAGAGCGTAACGTGTGAGTTCCCGTTCTTCGATATGCAAATATCGAAATGCGGTACCATCCTGCAGCGTGAGCACAACTGCATTTCGAGCGCGATTTTGTACCCGACCAACGACTTCATAAGTAACCAGAGAAACCTCACAGATATCACCAGGTGCAAGCTGAAGCATCGTTTTCTCTGCCTGCGGTGGTTCAGGTTTTGTTAGTATTCCTTTAATTCGTTTCCATACACTCATGAGAATTACTCCTGTTCCTTATCTTATAAACAAGCTGCAATAATCAGTGCGCCCACGATATGTAAAGCGCCAGAGAACAATCCGTATCCTGTCTTCCCTTGTTGAATTCCTGTATCCAGATCCAGATTGGCCCATTTGCGAATCATAAAGTGTACAACACTCTCCAAAATCAACAAAATGATAAAGGATACAACGGAGACCAACAATGCTTCTCCAAGATGACCAGCCGTAGAAATGGACGTAGCGAGTACATACCCTTGTGCAAATAATTTCATAACCATCCGTGTAGTAACGGCCATATTGCCAGCCTTAACTTCAGCAAAATCCTTATATTTCGTGAACAGTGAATCTACATACATCAAGACAAACAGCAAAACCGAACCAGATCCGGTCCAGACCAGCATCGCCAAAATATTCAAATCCATTTACACAGCCCCCACATATCAACATGAACCGCATTTAAAAGCGAAGGAGAAATACTCTTCTCCTCCGCTGGTTAACCCTGCTGACAACCAAGGTATTAGTTCTTATTATCGTACTGTTTCATCAATGCTGCGAGTTCGTCTTCAACAGCCTGATCTTTACCCAACTTCTCGAACTCTTCATCCAAAGACTTGCCTTTGGAAGACATTTCGTTACTTGCTTCCGCCTGTGCTTCCATCTGCATCATTTTCTCTTCCATACGCTTCATACCAGCACTTGCAGTATCAGAACCAAACCCATTCAACGCTTTGTTGATTTCAGTTTGGGCTTTTGCTGCATTGTAACGTGCTACCAGTGTTTCGCGTTTGTTCTTCATTTGAGTCAGTTGCTTACGCATCTCGTCGAGCTTGCCACGCAGGTTATCTGCCGAAGCCTTGTTTTGGTCATAGCTGGTTTTGTACTCAACCATCTTCTCCTCAGCAGCCTTTTTCTCTTCCAGGGCACGTCGAGCCAAATCCAGATTCTGAGCACGTGCCGCCGTATGCGCCTGCTCTTCACGTTTCTTCACAAGAGCTTCCTGCTCTTCGAATAACTGCTTGAATTTCTTCTCAATGGCGATCTGTTGAGCTACTGCCTTCTCTGCATCTTCCAAATCCTCTTGCATGTCACGGATATATTGGTCCGTCATCTTGATTGGATCTTCCGCCTTGTCAATAATGGCGTTGATGTTAGACATGGTTAAATCACGCAAACGTTTGAAAATGGACATTATGTTATTCCTCCTAGTCGATATTACATCGTATATAAACATACATACGTAACAATCTACAACTCGTTTCAATTTTAGCAAATAAAATCAAAACATTCGATGGCTCTTATGTCAGGAAGACCGTTTATCTTTGTTCAGATGATCCTCCATCAACCTCTCTGCAGTCTGCACGATTTCGTCGATCTGCATCCGCGTGATGGAATCAAAATGAATACCCATGATCACCGTAACAGTTACTTTCAGCTGCAGAGCAGCCTTTCGGGCAAGCCGCTCACACAGTTCTTGTTCCTTATGCCCAGGAATATGTACCGTCGTCCCGCTGACGCGCTCATGATCCACGTAGAACGTAGCTACGGCGCCAATATGCGCCTTTCCTCCGGTAACGAGAAAAACCTTATCTTCTCCTGCTTCAATCACCTGTAAACGTATGGATTTCAAATCATATGTACTCATACCCATCCACCTATCCTTTTCTATATATGTTATATATGGAGGAATTATGGCTGTCATGAGCTAAATCGGCAATGAAACTTCTCACACTGCGCATATTTTATGGAACCCCCGGGTATACCAAGGAGAACGTCATTTTGGAAAAGGAGGCCGATATTATGCGCGTACGCCTCATTATGCTGATGGTTATCGTTATTTTTCTCGGAGGATATCATGCTCCAGTTTCAGCGCGGGAAGTTTCAAGCCCGCCAAGTGAATCAGTATCAGGTTCGGATTCTGCGGAAGAAGAACAACTGACATTGGGACAGTTACGTCAAAAATATGCCGATACGTTCAAAACCAATGGTCCTTCAACCAAGAAGGTTGCACTGACTTTCGATGATGTACCTGATCCACGGTTTACTCCACAAGTACTGGATGTATTGAAGAAATACAATGTCAGAGCTACATTCTTCATCGTGGGTAGTCGTGCTGAGAAACATCCGGATCTTGTGAAACGCATCGTTAAGGAAGGGCATATGGTTGGTAATCACAGCTACAATCATCCTGAATTCAGTAAACTGTCGATGAATGCCTTTCGCAAACAAATTTTACATACCGAGGATATTATTCGACGTTTGGCGGGATATACGCCCAAGATGATTCGGCCGCCTTATGGAGACATTAATGAAGAACAGCTGAGATGGGCTGCCAAACAACACTATAGCATTGTGAACTGGAACGTAGACTCCCTGGACTGGAAAGGCCTTTCAAAAGAACAGGTGAAAGATAACATCCTGTCTGCCGTGAAACCCGGCTCCATCGTTCTGCAACATGCTGGAGGCGGTGTAGGATCAAACCTGAACGGCACGGTTGAGGCTTTGCCTGAAATCATTGAAGAATTGCGTAATCGGGGATATGAACTGGTCACCTTGGACGAAATGTTGGGATTGCCAAAGGCCAAAGATTAGGATGACCGTGATACCAAATAATGAGAATATTAAAAGGGTGCTGTTCAATCGCGAATTAGCGACTGGCAGACACCCTGTTTGAATTCATTTTAAATGTTATTTTCTCTCTACTTCAGAATGTACAGCTCGATATCCTGAAAACCAAATGAGCTTACAGACTGTTTGCTACCCGGGATAAAGATATCAATCCGGTGACCTTTGATTGCACCGCCCACATCTCGCGCTGTGGCTACAAAAGCCTGTTTTGGCAATCCTGGATGGCTATGACCAGTTACCAGTACTTTGGTTCCGAGTGGAATTACACTAGGATCAACTGCAATCGTGCCCAGTTCAAGATCATTTCCGAAATAATCGACTGCACCCCAGCCTCCATTTTCAGACGGATCTGCAGAGTATGCCGTTGCTTTTACGTTCACAGCTTTGCTGTAATCGAATGTTTTACCCCAGGCTTGAACAACTTTGTTATCTGCGTTAACGTCCAAGCTCGCTGTAGTAACAGTCTTCGCTTGGGTCTTGCTCTCCGCTGCCGCAGCGGCTGCTACATTGTTTGACTTACCGGGAATCGTAATTTTCAAACCACCATAAATGTTGTAAGGCGAAATGTCGTTGTTTGCTTTAACTAACGTGTTAATTGCTACTCCGTATTGTTTCGATAAGGTGTAGAAGGTATCCCCCTCTTTGGCCACATGAACTGAATCGGCGTGAGCCGGAACGGCTTGAATGAGCATTGCTGTTGTCATTAATGCTACTGCTGTTTTGGCTATACGTTTCTTGTTAATCATGGTCTTCCTCCCTCATTGTGCCTGCGAAGTTAGTTGTCGGATTCGGATGAGGAGCCCACCCTATAGGTTCATCATTACATTTGAAACGATATGTACCCCTAATTCACCCCAAGCAGTGTGCTGTAGATCTTCCCCTGCACAATCTGCATCGTTACATCCCCCGCACTCCCTGTCCGGAAGTTTCGGCAGAGTTCAATATATCACAATTTTGTAACCTGAACTTGTAGTAATTCTTACCAAATGGTTTTAACATGTGTAAGCACGTGTAAGAATACTGAATACTCTAAAACTGTTGGGCGAGATGTCCCCTATATATTTGGTAACAGAATAGTTACTTTTCCGAATCCTATATTTGATTATTTTCAAACAAAAAATAGCGTCACCGACTCGAGGTCAGTAACGCTATTTAATCACTTCATTTAGAGTACTTTCGCAAGAAAATCACGTGTGCGTGAATTTTTCGGTGCTCCAAACACCTCATCAGGTGTTCCCTCTTCCACAATAACCCCGCCATCCATGAACAGGATCCGGTCTCCCACTTCACGTGCAAAACCCATCTCATGGGTTACGATGACCATCGTCATCCCGCCTTCTGCAAGACGTTTCATGACATCCAGTACCTCACCGACCATCTCGGGGTCCAATGCCGACGTAGGCTCGTCAAACAGCATGACATGAGGCTGCATGGCCAATGCTCTAGCAATGGCGATCCGCTGCTTCTGTCCACCGGACAGCTGATTCGGGAATGTATCTTTTTTATCATACAAGCCCACGGTATTAAGCAAATCAGCAGCAATTTTCTCCGCTTCCAGAGTGGATTGTTTCTTCACTTTAATCGGAGCAATCGTAATGTTTTGCTCTACCGTTTTGTGTGGGAACAGGTTGAAGTGCTGGAACACCATGCCCATTTTCTCACGAGTTGCGTTAATGTTATGCTTGGGGTCCGTGATTGACACGCCTTCAAAATCAATCTCTCCTGAGGTAGGCTGTTCCAGTAGGTTCAAACAACGCAAGAATGTACTTTTACCTGAACCGGAAGGACCGATGACCACGACAACCTCACCTTTGCCAATCGTCACGTTTATGCCCTTAAGCACATCGTTATTACCATAAGATTTGTGTAATTGTCTAACGTCTATCACTTGCACTCAACTTCCTTTCCAGTCGTCCCAGCAGCTTGGACAAAATGAACGTCATTACAAAGTAGATGGCT
Coding sequences:
- a CDS encoding DUF350 domain-containing protein translates to MDLNILAMLVWTGSGSVLLFVLMYVDSLFTKYKDFAEVKAGNMAVTTRMVMKLFAQGYVLATSISTAGHLGEALLVSVVSFIILLILESVVHFMIRKWANLDLDTGIQQGKTGYGLFSGALHIVGALIIAACL
- a CDS encoding HNH endonuclease; this encodes MINRCELCGREPVNTTVHHLTPKEMGGTLLPTANLCIPCHKQIHSLYTNRDIVTLGLTDLQSLRQDERMIPFIRWIRKQPATTIPRVRKSKHVRKS
- a CDS encoding DUF4178 domain-containing protein — encoded protein: MSVWKRIKGILTKPEPPQAEKTMLQLAPGDICEVSLVTYEVVGRVQNRARNAVVLTLQDGTAFRYLHIEERELTRYALYTPIDGRLDAPDEVPTLLDLDGRAYHLEEEYGGMVSTAGRTPYGQAGEQLVWQYQSDDNMLLRVEWQDRRFTLYEGESILPADIKVIRSS
- a CDS encoding 3D domain-containing protein — its product is MINKKRIAKTAVALMTTAMLIQAVPAHADSVHVAKEGDTFYTLSKQYGVAINTLVKANNDISPYNIYGGLKITIPGKSNNVAAAAAAESKTQAKTVTTASLDVNADNKVVQAWGKTFDYSKAVNVKATAYSADPSENGGWGAVDYFGNDLELGTIAVDPSVIPLGTKVLVTGHSHPGLPKQAFVATARDVGGAIKGHRIDIFIPGSKQSVSSFGFQDIELYILK
- a CDS encoding DUF4247 domain-containing protein, whose product is MKKRLAHGLKLMLVLSLVMSLLSACGAPSVQDTYPLESVNGSGNSTSYVYRASDRTVPEVAQELSDQRQPDQISAENTERMFLVYQDEYYHLQQDPNKPEDTLVEVDSKEYVRQNYDSSFLQGYLTATLIGNLFDSFGGRGYGNYRGYTNKDTYKPSAGSYRTPTSNDKKLAPPITVDRKGTITRRGSDKDSSVGSGGGLFNRNKDQSKGTIDRNKSSGGLFDSPKKSYKKPKTRVGGGRIKRRR
- a CDS encoding amino acid ABC transporter ATP-binding protein, with protein sequence MIDVRQLHKSYGNNDVLKGINVTIGKGEVVVVIGPSGSGKSTFLRCLNLLEQPTSGEIDFEGVSITDPKHNINATREKMGMVFQHFNLFPHKTVEQNITIAPIKVKKQSTLEAEKIAADLLNTVGLYDKKDTFPNQLSGGQKQRIAIARALAMQPHVMLFDEPTSALDPEMVGEVLDVMKRLAEGGMTMVIVTHEMGFAREVGDRILFMDGGVIVEEGTPDEVFGAPKNSRTRDFLAKVL
- a CDS encoding PspA/IM30 family protein produces the protein MSIFKRLRDLTMSNINAIIDKAEDPIKMTDQYIRDMQEDLEDAEKAVAQQIAIEKKFKQLFEEQEALVKKREEQAHTAARAQNLDLARRALEEKKAAEEKMVEYKTSYDQNKASADNLRGKLDEMRKQLTQMKNKRETLVARYNAAKAQTEINKALNGFGSDTASAGMKRMEEKMMQMEAQAEASNEMSSKGKSLDEEFEKLGKDQAVEDELAALMKQYDNKN
- a CDS encoding polysaccharide deacetylase family protein, coding for MRVRLIMLMVIVIFLGGYHAPVSAREVSSPPSESVSGSDSAEEEQLTLGQLRQKYADTFKTNGPSTKKVALTFDDVPDPRFTPQVLDVLKKYNVRATFFIVGSRAEKHPDLVKRIVKEGHMVGNHSYNHPEFSKLSMNAFRKQILHTEDIIRRLAGYTPKMIRPPYGDINEEQLRWAAKQHYSIVNWNVDSLDWKGLSKEQVKDNILSAVKPGSIVLQHAGGGVGSNLNGTVEALPEIIEELRNRGYELVTLDEMLGLPKAKD